The Hyla sarda isolate aHylSar1 chromosome 3, aHylSar1.hap1, whole genome shotgun sequence genome contains the following window.
gtgtacagagggcaccgtgtgggtaatagtgtgtacagagggcaccgtgtgggtaatagtgtgtacagagggcaccgtgtgggtaatagtgtacagagggcaccgtgtgggtaatagtgtacagagggcaccgtgtgggtaatagtgtgtacagagggcaccgtgtggataatagtgtacagagggcaccgtgtgggtaatagtgtgtacagagggcaccgtgtgggtaatagtgtacagagggcaccgtgtgggtaatagtgtacagagggcaccgtgtgggtaatagtgtgtacagagggtacagtgtgggtaatagtgtacagagggcaccgtgtgggtaatagtgtgtacagagggcaccgtgtgggtaatagtgtacagagggcaccgtgtgggtaatagtgtacagagggcaccctgtgggtaatagtgtgtacagagggcaccgtgtgggtaatagtgtacagagggcaccgtgtgggtaatagtgtgtacGGACGGCACCCtgtgggtaatagtgtgtacagagggcaccgtgtgggtaatagtgtgtacATAGGGCACTGtgtgggtaatagtgtgtacagagggcaccgtgtgggtaatagtgtacagagggcaccgtgtgggtaatagtgtgtacagagggcactgtgtgggtaatagtgtacagagggcaccgtgtgggtaatagtgtgtacagagggcaccctgtgggtaatagtgtacagagggcaccgtgtgggtaatagtgtgtacagagggcaccctgtgggtaatagtgtacagagggcaccgtgtgggtaatagtgtacagagggcaccgtgtgggtaatagtgtgtacagagggcactgtgtgggtaatagtgtgtacGGACGGCACCCtgtgggtaatagtgtgtacagagggcaccgtgtgggtaatagtgtacagagggcaccgtgtgggtaatagtgtacagagggcaccctgtgggtaatagtgtacagagggcactgtgtgggtaatagtgtacagagggcaccgtgtgggtaatagtgtgtacGGAGGGCACCCTGTGGGTAATAGtgtacagagggcaccgtgtgggtaatagtgtacagagggcaccgtgtgggtaatagtgtgtacagagggcactgtgtgggtaatagtgtacagagggcaccgtgtgggtaatagtgtgtacagagggcaccctgtgggtaatagtgtacagaggggaccctgtgggtaatagtgtacagaggggaccctgtgggtaatagtgtacagagggcaccgtgtgggtaatagtgtacagagggcaccgtgtgggtaatagtgtacagagggcaccgtgtgggtaatagtgtacagagggcaccctgtgggtaatagtgtacagagggcactgtgtgggtaatagtgtacagagggcaccgtgtgggtaatagtgtgtacGGAGGGCACCCTGTGGGTAATAGtgtacagagggcaccgtgtgggtaatagtgtacagagggcaccgtgtgggtaatagtgtgtacGGAGGGCACCCTGTGGGTAATAGtgtacagagggcaccgtgtgggtaatagtgtgtacagagggcaccctgtgggtaatagtgtacagagggcaccctgtgggtaatagtgtgtacagagggcaccctgtgggtaatagtgtacagagggcaccctgtgggtaatagtgtgtacagagggcaccgtgtgggtaatagtgtacagagggcaccgtgtgggtaatagtgtgtacagagggcaccgtgtgggtaatagtgtacagagggcaccgtgtgggtaatagtgtacagagggcaccgtgtgggtaatagtgtgtacagagggcaccctgtgggtaatagtgtacagagggcaccctgtgggtaatagtgtgtacagagggcaccgtgtgggtaataatgtacagagggcaccgtgtgggtaatagtgtacagagggcaccgtgtgggtaatagtgtacagagggcaccgtgtgggtaatagtgtacagagggcaccgtgtgggtaatagtgtgtacagagggcaccctgtgggtaatagtgtacagagggcaccctgtgggtaatagtgtgtacagagggcaccgtgtgggtaatagtgtacagagggcaccgtgtgggtaataatgtacagagggcaccgtgtgggtaatagtgtacagagggcaccgtgtgggtaataatgtacagagggcaccctgtgggtaatagtgtacagagggcaccgtgtgggtaatagtgtacagagggcaccgtgtgggtaataatgtacagagggcaccgtgtgggtaataatgtacagagggcaccgtgtgggtaatagtgtacagagggcaccgtgtgggtaataatgtacagagggcaccgtgtgggtaatagtgtacggagggcaccgtgtgggtaatagtgtacagagggcaccgtgtgggtaatagtgtgtacGGACGGCACCCTGTGGGTAATAGtgtacagagggcaccgtgtgggtaatagtgtgtacGGACGGCACCCtgtgggtaatagtgtgtacagagggcaccgtgtgggtaatagtgtACAGAGGGCCGAATTCTCAGAATAATGGAGCAGTTGTGAATAAAATCACCTCCTGAAGTTCTTTAGatgattttttataattttatcttttttatttttctgacattTAATATCAGAATTAATTTTCTTCTGCAGAAAAACAACATTAAAAATTAGTAATTTTCAGCCGGATCCTGGAGCGGTAAGAACAAACGtatccagcaccccccccccccttccccccacgcGTTCATTAGTCAGTGGTGAATCTGGAATAGAGATATCATGTAACTGTTTCCCTTCAGCTGTTATTTAAGATGTCTGATATATTCTATGGTTTAGTGCACATACTCACTGAGCCGCCTTTATAATATCAAGCCATCAATATACTCAGTCAACTCATCATAGTCTTTGTACagatatacatattacacactgtaacactcacggcagtagtggatccgctggacctgtgtggatgatgacatgagccgtgtcagggaacggagtctaaggtaccactggttttcaccagagcccgcagaaaagcgggaaggacttgctgcggcaggtggcacccaggacGCTACCCCTGACACCTGACACAACTCGTCCACTGAGGAGATATGTGGCACAGGAGGGACacggcaactcgtagtcaggatagcagatggtcagggcaggcggcacaggtacaaggtcaggaacgaagcaggaggtcaataggcaggcggcacgagtgcaaggtcaggtcatggaacaGAAGGTCAGAACACAGGTTGGCAAAAACAGGAAAACGCTTTCTCAATGAAActagggcaaacaaagatctggcaaggaataGTGGGAGGTGCACGTACTTATAAGGGAGGTACAGGTGCACATAATAATCAAGGGCTCACTGGCCCTATAAATCTTAAAGCACGGGCACAActgcaccctaggaggcggggacatgCGCACCGGCCATGCGAGAACACAGGAGGGACAGCAGACGGGGAAGGTAAGTGACGGAccgagattcgcatgcgggcgtctGTTGCGatacgaatcccggccccgccaacCGAGGTGGACGGAGCGgaggagcgctcacggccagcatgtctggtcaGAGCGCTAGATATAACACACACTCATTAGACCAGTACAGCAGGCTTGGGAATGTCTACTAAACTTTAGAGATAGTTTAGTGCTTTTGCTCACTGAACCCACAACCATCCTAGTTTGATCTAGTCTCGAAGTTTATAACTAGACCTTACTTCTTAGTTTTTTACAATAAACCTGCACGTTCACTGGGAAAGCACAATCCAGATAGGATACATTTGTTTATTAGTGTTCTTACCCACTGTGCCAGCTCCTTATGCTTGATCATTAATCTAGAAATTCAGTTACATGTACTTTTTGtatctataaaaatattttaatatatttaccCATTTAACCAGTTTATAACATTCAGTTATAAGTGTTCCTGAtagattattataatatattctgAATCaccacaaataataataataaatattcgtTTCTGCATTGAACTATGAGTATTTACCCACTGAACCAGCACAGTGTGTTTATCCACTGATAATTTGGGAAGCATCACCATATAGAGAAGTGATACTTACCCCAGCCATCCATAGGATTGCTAGTATTTCCAAAGCCTCTTAGAATGAGAGTTAGAATCtgtttggttactatgggcaacagcTTCACTTGCAGATTTTTTTGCTCACTGAACCAGTGCTGAAAAATGCATCAACAAATTGCATCAGAACTGCAAACGGAACCATTTTTGTATATTTGTACCAGCATTGTGCATTAACAAATTCAGCCATTCACCCGTGACCTGCTTTCTCACTGAACCATCATTACACATTTATTCAGTATTGAAGGTGCATTTATTCGCTGAACCAGTATTAAATATTTACTCAAAATTTAAGGTGCATTTATTCCCTGAACAATACATTAAATACTAATAGTATTAAAGGTGCATTTATTCACCGAACCAGTATTAAATATTTACTTCGTATTAAAGGTGCATTTATTCCCTGAACCTACATTAAATACTAATAGTATTAAAGGTGCATTTATTCACTGTACCAGTATTAAACATTTGCTCAGATTTAAAGGTGCGTTTATTCAATGAACCAGTATTAAATATTTACTCAGTTTAAAGAGGTATTCACCAAACAAGTATTAAATATTTACTCAGTATTAAAGGTGCATTTATTCACTGAACCAGTATTAAATATTTACTCAGTATTAAAGGTGCATTTATTCACTGAACCAGTATTCAATATTTACTCAGTATTAAAGGTGCATTTATTTACTGAACCAGTATTAAATATTTGCTAAGTATTAAAGGTGAATTTATTTACTGAACCAGTATTAAACATTTGCTCAGAATTAAAGGTGCATTTATTCACTGAACCTACATTAAATACTAACAGTATTAAAGGTGCATTTATTCACTGTACCAGTATTAAATATTTACTAAAATTAAAGGTGCATTTATTCACTGAACTAGTATTAAATATTTACTAAATTTAAAGGTGCATTTATTCACTGAACCACTATTAAATATTTACTAAAATTAAAGGTGCATTTATTCACTGAACCACTATTAAATATTTACTATAATTAAAGGTGCATTTATTCACTGAACCACTATTAAATATTTACTAAAATTAAAGGTGCATTTATTCACTGAACCACTATTAAATATTTACTAAAATTAAAGGTGCATTTATTCAATGAACCAGTATTAAATATTTACTAAAATTAAAGGTGCATTTATTCAATGAACCAGTATTAAATATTTACTCAGTTTAAAGAGGTATTCACCAAACAAGAATTAAATATTTACTCAGTATTAAAGGTGCATTTATCCACTGAACCAGCATTAAATATTTACTCAATATTGAAGATGTACTTATTCACTGAACAAGCCTATTCAATGGACAAAAACAGGATATGTACTAGTATAGTTTATTTTTAACTCATTCAATGCAGAACCAGCTACTTATTCACTACTCCAGCATCCAAGTTTGTTGATATGTCGGGGGTAGGGATGCATGCATGTATTTTCTCCCCGAACCAGCATTGTAAGTTTCTTCTCTTGACCGGCAGGGTAAGTTTACTTCGTCCTCACTGATCCAGGTGATCGTCATGGAGGTGTAGAAAGGGAAAATTCCACTAAACCATACAACTCCTGTCTTCCTGCAGCCACTAATAGAGGGGGGAAATGGCTGCCATCCATACATTGAACTCAATAGGGAAACtgtctgcagagagctccctctagtggcagcTGCAGGCAGTGCAATTTTCTGAATCAATCACAAATGAAGCGGGTAAATCAGACACCAGACATAAATGAAGGGAAATTATATATTCATAGaagtttatttttttctctaGTAAGACAGTATATTCTAATAAAAGGTGCAGTTAAAGGTTCACTACAAATTTAATTTAAGTcattttatgttgttgtttttttagctgagccaacaaaaaaaattaaaattaaaattaaaaattaaaattaaaaataaatcaaagCGTCTCCCGGCCGGAGGCAAGATGACGccatgtataatgtacagatgaatGGATAGGACTGGACCCCGGCGCCCCCTACAGTTACTAACATACAATAAGAAATACAATGTTACAAAAATCTACAGGATattaacaggttccctttatatTAATACTgatgagttcccctttaagtctcaCTTCTCTGGCAGGAAGATTTTATTATAGGAGTGTTTCCTAAATCAGTTTgcctctccggctgttgcaaaactacaactcccagcatgcccggacagccgttggctgtccgggcatgctgggagttgtagttttgcaacagctggagggaccctggttgggaaaactgtattaaagccagaaaaaaaaagtgcaaacttGTTACAACTTTTGCAGCTTTGTCCTCAAAACTTTACagtaaactacaaaaaaaaaaaatatatatatatataaaatgtaaaatgaatGGACATTTAGAGATTACGTGACGTCTGCaaataatgcaaaactacaactcccatcattgtgttttgcaacatttgaaaacattttttttttacaactttgtgtGTTCTAGTTATTGCAACATTCGTAGACTTGTATGCAATCGTTttggtcagggcatgatgggagttgtagttttgcatcattttAGATAAGCCACCGTTttggtcagggcatgatgggagttgtagtctgcaaGATTCTGCCAATCCAACCAGTGCTATAGAAGGGGGGGGGAAGACTTAGGCCCCTGCTTCTCTGGCACTGCACCCATTACTGCAACAGCTGTGTCTCCCCCAAAACAGCCTGCAGGGGGCGACACTTCTCCCTGCTATCAAGTCTTGTAATACATGAACACAGAGGATTGAGGATATGCCCTTgtgtcagtgttttctaaccagagtgcctccagctgttgcaaaactacaactcccagccaaaggctgtccgggcatgatgggtgttgtagttttgcaacagctggaggcacactggttgggaaagactgcctTATGTGTATGTGTTACTGTGAGACCCTCCCCACCGTTGTGCTGCTTCTATCTGCaagtttttgttttattagttTGTGCCAATCCTGAAGCACTCTGCGCTGCTGAAGATTCTGTCCTTCTATTGAGGAGACGGGTCCATTCTGCCCTGAgagctcctgaaatactctgtgctgctggagaACCAACCCCTCCCTCTATATAACAGTCTGtgacctctcctgaaatactctgtgctgctggagaACACTACCCCTCCCTCTATATAACAGTCTGtgacctctcctgaaatactctgtgctgctggagaACCAACCCCTCCCTCTATATAACAGTCTGTGACCTCTcctaaaatactctgtgctgctggagaaccctgcccccccccctctatataacagTCTGTAACCTCTCCTAAAATACTCTGCGCTGATGGAGAACCAACCCCTCCCTCTATATAACAGTCTGtgacctctcctgaaatactctgtgctgctggagaACCAACCCCTCCCTCTATATAACAGTCTGTGACCTCTCCTAAAATACTCTGTGCTCCTGGAGAACCAACCCCTCCCTCTATATAACAGTCTGtgacctctcctgaaatactctgtgctcctGGAGAACCAACCCCTCCCTCTATATAACAGTCTGtgacctctcctgaaatactctgtgctgctggagaaccctgccccccccctctatataacagTCTGTAACCTCTCCTAAAATACTCTGCGCTGATGGAGAACCAACCCCTCCCTCTATATAACAGTCTGtgacctctcctgaaatactctgtgctgctggagaACACTACCCCTCCCTCTATATAACAGTCTGtgacctctcctgaaatactctgtactgctggagAACACTACCCCTCCCTCTATATAACAGTCTGtgacctctcctgaaatactctgtgctgctggagaACCAACCCCTCCCTCTATATAACAGTCTGtgacctctcctgaaatactctgtgctgctggagaACCAACCCCTCCCTCTATATAACAGTCTGTGACCTCTcctaaaatactctgtgctgctggagaaccctgccccccccctctatataacagTCTGTAACCTCTCCTAAAATACTCTGCGCTGATGGAGAACCAACCCCTCCCTCTATATAACAGTCTGTGACCTCTCCTAAAATACTCTGTGCTCCTGGAGAACCAACCCCTCCCTCTATATAACAGTCTGtgacctctcctgaaatactctgtactgctggagAACCCTGCCCCTCCCTCTATATAACAGTCTGtgacctctcctgaaatactctgtgctcctGGAGAACCCTACCCCTCCCTCTATATAACAGTCTGTGACCTCTcctaaaatactctgtgctgctggagaACCAACCCCTCCCTCTATATAACAGTCTGTGACCTCTcctaaaatactctgtgctgctggagaaccctgccccccccccccctctatataacagTCTGTGACCTCTCCTAAAATACTCTGCGCTGATGGAGAACCAACCCCTCCCTCTATATAACAGTCTGTGACCTCTCCTAAAATACTCTGTGCTCCTGGAGAACCAACCCCTCCCTCTATATAACAGTCTGTGACCTCATATATAAGAGCAGCACActtctctcctgaaatactctgtgccgcTGGGAGGACTCTTTTTCCTTCTACTATGTAGCTCCCAGTCTGTGACCCTCCACAAGATTAGAGCTAtcccctccttaaaggggtactccggtgaaaaacaattattattatatatttttttaaaccaactggtgccagaaagttcaacacatttgtaaattactaatttttttttatagaagtcatttacaaatctgtttaagggcccgttcacacgtcggaattcaagaggaatttactagagtaattcctcttgaattctccgctccgaAAGAATTGCCATCTCCTCTGCCATTGGCTGTAATGtaatttccgctgtcctgttcacacagcgtaaattccgctagcagaattcaattgaagtcaatggaaaaaaaatttacgccCGAGATCATTTCCGCACGGAATTCGCGCTGAAAAATGTAGAAGAGACAGCCCATGGAAAAAGGATGACACCCATTCTCCACCCCACACTCCACCCTTTTTTTTACTCGTCAGCCATTTTAGGACAAGATAGAAGCAGAGCAAAGTGCTGTCTTTCCAAAATCTGTTAAAAATGAGCGAAACTAATGATATTAATTATTAAGAAACTAATTTCTGACTAACACAATCATAAAATGGCCGATTTGGCCCTCCCACAAACCCTCCCCTTCCCGCGCGTAATTCCGCGTGCATTTCCGCGCGAAATTAAATTTTGATTTTTCGGACGTAATTTTTTCTGCtcgaattcctcttgaattccgacgtgtgaacgcaccctaactttctgtcaccaattgatttatgaaaaaaaaatgttttaaaaatgttttccactggagtacccctttaaatactctgtgctgctggcacCCTGCCTCTTCCGCAATGTCGTTCTCAGCCTGTGACTTCCATTCTCTTCTGTACATCCTGATGCTGCCTCGATCTctgctcctgaaatactctgtgctgctgaacATAGCCACAGCCACAGGTTACagtaatatataaatacattactCAGAGCGATGAGCGGCAGCCCAGccggagatcagcggcacacataATGGTCTGCAagccatagggcagtgtttcccaaccagggtgcctccagctgttgcaaaactacaactcccagcatgcccggacagccttcggctgtccgggcatgctgggagttgtagttttgcaacagctggaggcaccctggttgggaaacactgccatagggtctGGTGTGAAGGTCACCTGCTGTAACATGGCTGGATCCATCACCAGACATCACATCCATCGACATACACATCCCACAGTCTACACCACTTACATATAAAGACCACCCGAGAGAGGACTCCATTCACTGCATCAATCTGCCCTAAATTCTCAGCCGGTGGATCCCCGCAGCCGACCGCGCGCCCTCACAGGACTCTACAATCATCTCCTGCACATAAAAAGCTCTGCAACTTTCCAAAAGAGACTATATCAATTcgattttcaagatctctgcttgctatcAATGAATGAGAGCATTCTTGctta
Protein-coding sequences here:
- the LOC130361091 gene encoding uncharacterized protein LOC130361091, translating into MVVVDLILLDSCYSLVNLKRPFSDGNIFEKSWITGGKRTKVYMRDGAVNCLDAGQYSNGGHLFLRTIGVNSKLAPAFAHMPAIVLGLLEENVVSLLFWKDSTLLCFYLVLKWLTRAQSISGEVTDCYIEGGAGFSSSTEYFRRGHRLLYRGRGWFSRSTEYFRRGHRLLYRGRGWFSISAEYFRRGYRLLYRGGGQGSPAAQSILGEVTDCYIEGGVGSPAAQSISGEVTDCYIEGGVVFSSSTEYFRRGHRLLYRGRGWFSISAEYFRRGYRLLYRGGGQGSPAAQSISGEVTDCYIEGGVGSPGAQSISGEVTDCYIEGGVGSPGAQSILGEVTDCYIEGGVGSPAAQSISGEVTDCYIEGGVGSPSAQSILGEVTDCYIEGGGQGSPAAQSILGEVTDCYIEGGVGSPAAQSISGEVTDCYIEGGVVFSSSTEYFRRGHRLLYRGRGWFSSSTEYFRSSQGRMDPSPQ